The following are encoded together in the Tistrella mobilis genome:
- a CDS encoding N-acetylmuramoyl-L-alanine amidase — translation MSAPAIRQTADHLCRVSAAPPFRPGRAAARLGRMAKRAMGWAVICLLALVAVIAGPLPGVGPEEAVAAETARAVGLRFGMHPDKTRLVIDLDRRVDFRAFTLSGPDRVVIDFRNLDWQILDKGENSGAGLIARYRVGLFEPGVYRMVLDLSQPSQIDSMFVLPAQDGLPPRFVVDLSRTSAQSFARTTLKGEPEDRFDGTKVAAAPQPPAGQAAVAAAPILPDAARPRARTDGRRIVAIDAGHGGIDPGAIGITGVQEKSITLAMAKALAQELEKTGRYKAVLTRDRDIFIRLRDRVAIARAAQAELFISIHADSVQNPRTRGLSIYTLSERASDGVAAQLADSENKSDLIAGVDLSTESAEVTSILIDLARRETMNLSARFAGHVIGQVQPHTELLTKPVRSAGFAVLKAPDMPSVLIETGFLSNRQDEKVLQDSAHRAKLARSIVGAVDQFFAAEQTWSRL, via the coding sequence ATGTCCGCGCCTGCCATTCGCCAGACCGCCGACCATCTTTGCCGCGTCTCCGCCGCTCCGCCGTTCCGGCCGGGGCGGGCTGCCGCACGGCTGGGCCGGATGGCGAAACGCGCCATGGGCTGGGCGGTGATCTGCCTGCTGGCGCTGGTCGCGGTGATTGCAGGGCCGCTGCCGGGCGTCGGTCCGGAAGAGGCGGTGGCCGCCGAAACCGCCCGCGCGGTCGGCCTGCGGTTCGGCATGCATCCCGACAAGACCCGGCTGGTGATCGATCTGGACCGTCGGGTGGATTTCAGGGCCTTCACCCTGTCGGGCCCCGACCGGGTGGTGATAGACTTCCGCAATCTGGACTGGCAGATCCTCGACAAGGGTGAGAATTCGGGCGCCGGGCTGATCGCGCGCTATCGCGTCGGCCTGTTCGAACCCGGCGTCTATCGCATGGTGCTCGACCTGTCCCAGCCGTCGCAGATCGATTCGATGTTCGTGCTGCCGGCGCAGGACGGTCTGCCGCCGCGTTTCGTGGTCGATCTGTCGCGCACCTCGGCGCAATCCTTCGCCCGGACCACCCTGAAGGGAGAGCCGGAAGACCGGTTCGACGGCACCAAGGTCGCGGCCGCCCCGCAGCCGCCTGCGGGGCAGGCGGCGGTCGCCGCCGCGCCGATCCTGCCCGATGCGGCCAGGCCGCGGGCCCGGACCGATGGCCGGCGGATCGTCGCCATTGACGCCGGCCATGGCGGCATCGATCCCGGCGCCATCGGCATCACCGGCGTGCAGGAAAAGTCGATCACGCTGGCCATGGCCAAGGCGCTGGCGCAGGAGCTTGAAAAGACCGGCCGCTACAAGGCGGTGCTGACCCGCGATCGCGACATCTTCATCCGGCTGCGAGACCGGGTCGCCATCGCCCGTGCCGCCCAGGCGGAGCTGTTCATCTCGATCCATGCCGATTCGGTGCAGAACCCGCGCACGCGGGGCCTGTCGATCTACACGCTGTCGGAACGCGCCTCGGACGGTGTCGCCGCCCAGCTGGCCGACAGCGAAAACAAGTCCGACCTGATCGCCGGCGTCGATCTTTCGACCGAAAGCGCCGAGGTCACCTCGATCCTGATCGATCTGGCCCGGCGCGAGACCATGAACCTGTCGGCGCGGTTTGCCGGCCATGTCATCGGCCAGGTCCAGCCGCATACCGAATTGCTGACCAAGCCGGTGCGTTCGGCCGGCTTTGCGGTGCTCAAGGCGCCCGACATGCCGTCGGTGCTGATCGAGACCGGCTTCCTGTCCAACCGGCAGGATGAAAAAGTGCTGCAGGATTCCGCCCATCGGGCGAAGCTGGCCCGCAGCATCGTCGGTGCCGTCGATCAGTTCTTCGCCGCCGAACAGACCTGGAGCCGTCTCTGA
- a CDS encoding gamma-glutamyltransferase produces MSLAVLAGCGPRVEVGQVDAVTGFIGLIAADEPRSALVGRDILSAGGSAVDAAVAMAFTQTVTLPSRVGLGGGGACVVYKAQSRRTKPKEAEPPRAYAFMPQAAVPGETVAVPGFARGLFTMHADYGVLRLPQLVSPAEQLARFGVQVSPAFAADLAAYREVISASPTLARSFGNLAQGNQMTRPDLASSLGSLRTEGPGTLYAGPLGRRMIEDFAQAGVTLRAGELRAYQPAKGDALMRSLGNFDMVTIPGTGGAAALDALSTVRTGTALPVAGHDAVQSGILAVDQYGQAVACTFTQGAPFGTGRMGDDTGIIAARPLDPAATASGAAVLAVNTNIYKPYMAATATGEGAVPAMSRLIGSFYGGEPLDDSLAAAATAGADIGAAACANGIPSDDQRCNALVSPSSPGLAIR; encoded by the coding sequence GTGAGCCTCGCCGTGCTGGCGGGCTGCGGGCCGCGTGTGGAAGTGGGCCAGGTGGATGCCGTGACCGGCTTCATCGGCCTGATCGCCGCCGACGAGCCGCGCTCGGCGCTGGTCGGCCGCGACATCCTGTCGGCCGGCGGCAGCGCGGTCGATGCGGCGGTGGCCATGGCCTTCACCCAGACCGTTACCCTGCCCAGCCGCGTGGGGCTGGGCGGTGGCGGGGCCTGCGTGGTCTACAAGGCCCAGTCGCGCCGCACCAAGCCCAAGGAGGCGGAGCCGCCCCGCGCCTATGCCTTCATGCCCCAGGCCGCCGTGCCCGGCGAGACGGTGGCGGTGCCGGGCTTCGCGCGCGGGCTGTTCACCATGCATGCCGATTACGGCGTGCTGCGCCTGCCGCAGCTGGTGTCGCCGGCCGAACAGCTGGCCCGGTTCGGCGTGCAGGTCTCGCCGGCCTTTGCGGCCGATCTCGCCGCCTATCGCGAGGTGATCTCGGCCTCGCCCACGCTGGCGCGCAGCTTCGGCAATCTGGCCCAGGGCAATCAGATGACCCGGCCGGATCTCGCCTCTTCGCTGGGCTCGCTGCGCACCGAAGGCCCGGGCACGCTTTATGCGGGCCCGCTCGGCCGGCGGATGATCGAGGATTTCGCCCAGGCGGGCGTCACGCTCAGGGCCGGGGAACTGCGCGCCTATCAGCCCGCCAAGGGCGACGCGCTGATGCGCTCGCTCGGCAATTTCGACATGGTCACCATCCCCGGCACCGGCGGGGCGGCGGCGCTGGATGCGCTTTCGACCGTGCGCACCGGCACGGCGCTGCCGGTGGCCGGCCATGATGCCGTGCAGTCCGGCATTCTGGCCGTCGACCAGTACGGTCAGGCGGTGGCCTGCACCTTCACCCAGGGTGCCCCCTTCGGCACCGGCCGGATGGGCGACGATACCGGCATCATCGCCGCGCGGCCGCTCGATCCGGCGGCAACCGCCTCGGGCGCCGCGGTGCTGGCGGTCAACACCAACATCTACAAGCCCTATATGGCCGCGACGGCGACCGGCGAGGGCGCCGTGCCGGCGATGAGCCGGCTGATCGGCAGCTTCTACGGCGGCGAGCCGCTGGACGACTCGCTTGCCGCCGCCGCCACGGCCGGTGCCGATATCGGTGCCGCCGCCTGTGCCAACGGCATTCCCTCCGACGATCAGCGCTGCAACGCCCTCGTCTCGCCCTCGTCGCCGGGGCTGGCGATCCGCTGA
- a CDS encoding pyridoxal phosphate-dependent aminotransferase, whose protein sequence is MPVSRRSQIPPFHALEVLAEANALEAAGRHIIHMEVGQPSTGAPAPAIRAARAALDGPAFGYTEGAGQPALRRRIAAHYRSWYGLDIPIERILITHGASGCFTIAFLAAFDAGARVAMAEPGYTSYRNVLKALDIEVVSIETGPESRFQPTIAHLEALDRPIDGLIVASPSNPTSTTLKPEELEALVRYCEAKGITLISDEIYHGLTYGLPTRSALNFSQAPIVVNSFSKYFAMTGWRMGWMVVPEDMARTAEKLAQNFFLSPSAVAQIAATAAFDGYDEAEIAVKRYAENRRVLLEGLPKVGLGRIAPIDGAFYVWADISDYSTDSIDFCRRMLHEAGIAATPGVDFDPFKGHHYLRMAFAGSTEDMVQVVDRLDGWMRRSFGVGKVA, encoded by the coding sequence ATGCCCGTTTCCCGTCGTTCGCAGATCCCCCCGTTCCACGCGCTGGAGGTGCTGGCCGAGGCGAATGCGCTCGAGGCTGCCGGCCGTCACATCATCCATATGGAAGTCGGCCAGCCGTCGACCGGTGCGCCGGCGCCAGCGATCCGTGCGGCCCGCGCCGCGCTCGACGGGCCGGCTTTCGGCTACACCGAAGGGGCCGGGCAGCCGGCGCTGCGCCGGCGGATCGCCGCGCATTACCGGTCGTGGTACGGGCTCGACATCCCGATCGAGCGCATCCTGATCACCCATGGGGCCTCGGGCTGCTTCACCATCGCCTTTCTGGCGGCCTTCGATGCCGGCGCGCGGGTGGCGATGGCGGAGCCCGGCTATACCTCGTATCGCAATGTGCTGAAGGCGCTCGACATCGAGGTCGTGTCGATCGAGACCGGCCCCGAAAGCCGCTTCCAGCCGACCATTGCCCATCTGGAGGCGCTGGACAGGCCGATCGACGGGCTGATCGTCGCCAGCCCCTCCAACCCCACCAGCACCACGCTGAAGCCCGAAGAGCTGGAAGCCCTGGTGCGCTATTGCGAGGCGAAGGGCATCACGCTGATCTCGGACGAGATCTATCACGGGCTGACCTATGGCCTGCCGACCCGCAGCGCGCTGAACTTCTCTCAGGCGCCGATCGTGGTGAACAGCTTCTCCAAGTATTTCGCCATGACCGGCTGGCGGATGGGCTGGATGGTCGTGCCGGAAGACATGGCCCGCACGGCCGAAAAGCTCGCGCAGAACTTCTTCCTCTCGCCCTCGGCCGTTGCCCAGATCGCCGCCACGGCGGCCTTCGACGGCTATGACGAGGCAGAGATTGCGGTGAAGCGCTATGCCGAGAACCGCCGGGTGCTGCTGGAGGGTCTGCCCAAGGTCGGGCTGGGCCGGATCGCGCCGATCGACGGTGCCTTCTATGTCTGGGCCGACATTTCCGACTACAGCACCGACAGCATCGATTTCTGCCGCCGCATGCTGCACGAGGCCGGCATTGCCGCCACGCCGGGTGTCGATTTCGACCCCTTCAAGGGCCATCACTATCTGCGCATGGCCTTTGCCGGGTCCACCGAAGACATGGTGCAGGTGGTCGACCGGCTGGATGGCTGGATGCGCCGCAGCTTCGGCGTCGGCAAGGTCGCCTGA
- a CDS encoding Rne/Rng family ribonuclease: MTKRMLIDANHPEEMRVVVTNGNRLEEFDFETSTKKQLKGNIYLAKVTRVEPSLQAAFVDYGGNRNGFLAFSEIHPDYFQIPLADREALVREVEKAAREDAEREARADAGEGPEIEEVGGSDVDDIAAGGASRRRLQPHRQYKIQEVIKKRQLILVQVAKEERGTKGAALTSYISLAGRYCVLMPNTPNGGGISRKISDARTRKKLRETLTELGTPAGMSVVLRTAGAERTKTEIKRDYEYLSRLWDDIRERTLSSRAPALIYEEADIIKRSIRDIYSNDIDELLVEGGDGYRAAKEFMRMLMPSRARLVKQYGDRIPLFHRYQVETQLASMHSPTVRLPSGGYVVINQTEALVAIDVNSGRSTRERNIEETALKTNLEAADEVARQLRLRDLAGLIVIDFIDMDDRKNNRAVERRLKEAMKADRARIQLGRISGFGLLELSRQRLRPSLIEASTMQCPHCGGTGLVRSVESTALAALRAVEEEGIRERTEELVLRVPTEVALYIFNHKRDMLADIEARYVFRVLVEAADNLTPPTPYELERTRQRKEGEIPERPAGSERPVTAESSAAAADADAARIAAEVAEAEAEEEAMAEAEAAAEARSEAEAETRPEADSQSEEERNRRKRRRRSRRRKRRDDETQSTAEGEDQAEDQDEDGEAEGDTEAEAESTEDARNADDRNGEENGRRRRRRRRRRPGNGEARTEAQTTDGEQTTDGEQATDEEQAGDEAENAEAETAEAVSETETPAVEAPGAESEVVEPVAEVAEAEEGRGRRRRRRRRPGEVEAVAAVEADAAPAPVSDEAPASEAASVSEPTSVSEMGPVSDETPAEAAPADTAAVDLAPAEEAVAADAPAAEPEAPVSEPAAEPEPATEPEMVGADLVPEADAVVEADAVVAAEEPVAAPEKPKRRRKVKAETEAEAPAEAEAEAAPKPRRRRKVAETAADAPAEAEAVAEAAPARKRATRAKATTAKAATTKAAAAKTTRARKAKAVEGGEPVEAAAEAPKPRRRRKAEPAVEAAEPALVVTAVETGAEPPVIDGPAAAAVAEAAEAPAAPLEPPFREEAAAKATPEAPEAETGTEAETGTGAEPQPAGDDEPAVTVIEAEGAPARPRRGWWASRGRS; the protein is encoded by the coding sequence ATGACGAAGCGTATGCTGATCGACGCGAACCACCCCGAAGAAATGCGGGTGGTCGTCACCAACGGCAACCGGCTTGAAGAATTCGATTTCGAAACCTCGACCAAGAAGCAGCTGAAGGGGAATATCTATCTCGCCAAGGTGACCCGGGTGGAGCCCTCGCTCCAGGCCGCGTTCGTGGATTACGGCGGAAACCGGAACGGTTTCCTGGCCTTCAGCGAGATCCATCCCGACTACTTCCAGATCCCCCTGGCCGACCGTGAGGCCCTGGTCCGCGAGGTCGAAAAGGCGGCGCGCGAGGATGCCGAGCGCGAAGCCCGCGCCGATGCCGGCGAAGGCCCCGAGATCGAAGAGGTCGGCGGTTCCGACGTCGACGACATCGCGGCCGGCGGCGCCAGCCGGCGGCGGCTGCAGCCGCACCGCCAGTACAAGATCCAGGAAGTCATCAAGAAGCGGCAGCTGATCCTGGTCCAGGTGGCCAAGGAAGAGCGCGGCACCAAGGGCGCGGCCCTGACCAGCTATATTTCGCTGGCCGGCCGCTATTGCGTGCTGATGCCCAACACGCCCAATGGTGGCGGCATCTCGCGCAAGATTTCGGATGCCCGCACCCGCAAGAAGCTGCGCGAAACCCTGACCGAGCTGGGCACCCCGGCCGGCATGAGCGTGGTGCTGCGCACCGCCGGCGCCGAGCGCACCAAGACCGAGATCAAGCGCGACTACGAATATCTCTCGCGGCTGTGGGACGACATCCGCGAGCGGACCCTGTCGTCGCGCGCCCCGGCCCTGATCTATGAAGAGGCCGACATCATCAAGCGGTCGATCCGCGACATCTATTCCAACGACATCGACGAACTGCTGGTCGAGGGCGGCGACGGCTATCGCGCCGCGAAGGAGTTCATGCGGATGCTGATGCCCAGCCGCGCGCGGCTGGTGAAGCAGTATGGCGACCGCATCCCCCTCTTCCACCGCTATCAGGTCGAAACCCAGCTCGCCTCGATGCACTCCCCCACCGTGCGCCTGCCCTCGGGCGGCTATGTGGTGATCAACCAGACCGAGGCGCTGGTCGCGATCGACGTCAATTCGGGCCGCTCCACCCGCGAGCGGAACATCGAAGAGACCGCGCTCAAGACCAATCTGGAAGCTGCCGACGAGGTCGCCCGCCAGCTGCGCCTGCGCGACCTGGCCGGGCTGATCGTCATCGACTTCATCGACATGGACGACCGCAAGAACAACCGTGCGGTCGAACGGCGCCTGAAAGAGGCGATGAAGGCCGATCGCGCCCGCATCCAGCTGGGCCGGATCAGCGGTTTCGGCCTGCTGGAACTGTCGCGCCAGCGGCTGCGCCCGTCGCTGATCGAGGCCAGCACCATGCAGTGCCCGCATTGCGGCGGCACCGGTCTGGTCCGTTCGGTGGAAAGCACCGCCCTTGCCGCCCTGCGCGCGGTTGAAGAGGAAGGCATCCGCGAGCGCACCGAGGAGCTGGTGCTGCGCGTGCCGACCGAGGTTGCGCTCTATATCTTCAACCACAAGCGCGACATGCTGGCGGATATCGAGGCCCGCTATGTCTTCCGCGTGCTGGTGGAAGCCGCCGACAACCTGACGCCGCCCACGCCTTACGAGCTGGAGCGCACCCGCCAGCGCAAGGAAGGCGAGATCCCCGAGCGCCCGGCCGGCAGCGAGCGCCCGGTGACCGCCGAATCCTCGGCCGCCGCCGCCGATGCGGATGCCGCGCGCATCGCCGCCGAGGTCGCCGAAGCCGAGGCCGAGGAAGAGGCGATGGCCGAGGCAGAGGCCGCCGCCGAGGCCCGGAGCGAGGCCGAAGCCGAGACCCGGCCCGAGGCCGACAGCCAGAGCGAGGAAGAGCGGAACCGCCGCAAGCGGCGCCGCCGGTCGCGCCGGCGGAAGCGTCGTGACGACGAGACCCAGTCGACCGCCGAGGGCGAGGATCAGGCCGAGGACCAGGACGAGGACGGCGAGGCCGAGGGTGACACCGAGGCCGAAGCCGAGAGCACCGAAGACGCCCGGAATGCCGACGACCGGAATGGCGAGGAGAACGGCCGCCGTCGCCGTCGGCGTCGCCGGCGTCGCCCGGGCAATGGCGAGGCCCGCACCGAGGCCCAGACCACCGACGGGGAGCAGACCACTGACGGGGAGCAGGCCACCGACGAAGAGCAGGCCGGCGACGAGGCCGAGAACGCCGAGGCCGAGACTGCCGAGGCGGTGAGCGAAACGGAAACCCCGGCAGTCGAAGCGCCTGGCGCGGAGAGCGAGGTCGTCGAGCCCGTGGCCGAGGTGGCCGAAGCCGAAGAGGGTCGCGGCCGTCGCCGCCGCCGTCGTCGGCGGCCGGGTGAGGTCGAGGCGGTCGCGGCCGTCGAAGCCGATGCTGCCCCCGCTCCGGTGAGCGACGAGGCGCCCGCGAGCGAGGCAGCTTCCGTGAGCGAGCCGACTTCGGTGAGCGAAATGGGGCCGGTAAGCGACGAGACGCCCGCCGAAGCGGCACCTGCCGACACCGCAGCGGTCGACCTGGCACCGGCTGAAGAGGCCGTGGCCGCCGACGCCCCCGCCGCGGAGCCCGAGGCGCCGGTCAGCGAGCCCGCCGCCGAACCCGAGCCCGCCACCGAACCCGAGATGGTCGGTGCGGATCTGGTGCCCGAAGCCGATGCCGTGGTCGAGGCCGATGCGGTGGTTGCCGCCGAAGAGCCGGTGGCCGCACCGGAGAAGCCGAAGCGCCGTCGCAAGGTGAAGGCCGAGACCGAAGCCGAGGCGCCCGCCGAGGCCGAGGCTGAGGCCGCGCCCAAGCCGCGCCGCCGCCGCAAGGTGGCCGAGACTGCCGCCGACGCCCCGGCCGAAGCCGAGGCGGTGGCAGAGGCGGCCCCCGCCCGCAAGCGGGCGACGCGCGCCAAGGCGACGACGGCCAAGGCTGCGACCACCAAGGCCGCCGCGGCCAAGACCACCCGCGCCCGCAAGGCGAAGGCGGTCGAGGGGGGTGAGCCCGTCGAGGCTGCCGCCGAGGCACCGAAGCCGCGCCGCCGCCGCAAGGCGGAGCCTGCGGTGGAGGCGGCCGAGCCGGCCCTGGTCGTGACCGCCGTGGAAACCGGTGCCGAGCCGCCGGTGATCGACGGGCCGGCCGCCGCCGCGGTGGCCGAAGCCGCCGAAGCCCCGGCCGCCCCGCTGGAGCCGCCCTTCCGCGAGGAAGCGGCCGCCAAGGCGACGCCCGAGGCCCCCGAGGCGGAGACCGGCACCGAGGCGGAGACCGGCACCGGGGCCGAGCCGCAGCCGGCCGGCGATGACGAGCCGGCCGTGACGGTGATCGAGGCCGAAGGCGCGCCCGCGCGCCCGCGCCGCGGCTGGTGGGCCTCTCGCGGCCGCAGCTGA
- a CDS encoding penicillin-binding protein 1A yields the protein MSLIRLLGFLLTGIVLLAIAGGAALYYGVTMYDGDLPDFEQLADYKPPTVTRIYAGDGRLLDEYAREKRVFVPIDAIPDVVKHAFIAAEDQNFYTHPGIDVVAILRAAVTNIDNLASDRRPIGASTITQQVAKNFLLTNEVSIERKVKEALLSLRIERAFTKDHILELYLNEIYLGYGAYGVAAAALAYFDKSLDELTAEEAAYLAALPKAPNNYNPIRRADAAKARRDWVLSRMAEDGYISADEARAAEARPLVTRPRGGEDQARADYFVEEVRRDIAQRFGSDELYEGGLTVMTTVDPKLQALADTALRDGLVSYDRRHGYRGPVQSGVATDDIEAARKRLEDLGRDKPLVPGWRYALVTEAGGKAAKLIFADGAAGTLDLEAVKWARKYVSVDRRGPAIRAVDDVVSTGDIVVVAPADDPTEVAAEADRRAEDGEGPAPKAAAGALKLVQVPDVSGGLVAMNPHNGRVLAMTGGFNFAASEFNRVTQAQRQPGSAFKPFVYLSAFEHGWTPASIVQDAPLALDQGAGLGTWRPKNYSGRFYGPSTLRVGVEQSRNLMTVRLARDLGAESISEIARRLGIGDWPPYLSTALGAGETTLMRLATAYAMVVNGGRQIHPALVERIQDRDGKTIFRRDERPCEACSVPEWHPGLQPPVLPDTRDQVLNPLDAYQLVHVMEGVIQRGTGRRALSIGKPLAGKTGTTNDSFDAWFMGFSPDLVVGVYVGFDTPRSLGDNEQGASAALPIWIEFMKGALADAPATPFRTPSGIRLVRIDAKTGLLPGPDTATVITEAFKPGTEPTMVSGMQDDYGTYGDPGAGAGTGGSLPARPSNPYGGAAAPAPGGLY from the coding sequence ATGAGCCTGATCCGCCTGCTCGGTTTTCTCCTGACCGGCATCGTCCTGCTCGCCATCGCTGGCGGCGCGGCGCTGTATTACGGCGTCACCATGTATGACGGCGACCTGCCGGATTTCGAGCAGCTGGCCGATTACAAGCCGCCGACCGTCACCCGGATCTATGCCGGCGATGGCCGTCTGCTGGACGAATATGCCCGTGAGAAGCGCGTCTTCGTGCCGATCGACGCGATCCCGGATGTGGTGAAACACGCCTTCATCGCCGCCGAGGATCAGAACTTCTACACCCATCCCGGCATCGACGTGGTCGCGATCCTGCGCGCCGCGGTGACCAATATCGACAATCTGGCCAGCGACCGCCGGCCCATCGGCGCCTCGACCATCACCCAGCAGGTGGCCAAGAACTTCCTGCTGACCAACGAGGTGTCGATCGAGCGCAAGGTCAAGGAGGCGCTGCTCTCGCTCAGGATCGAGCGCGCTTTCACCAAGGACCACATTCTCGAACTCTATCTGAACGAGATCTACCTGGGCTATGGCGCCTATGGCGTCGCGGCGGCGGCGCTCGCCTATTTCGACAAGTCGCTCGACGAGCTGACCGCGGAAGAGGCGGCCTATCTGGCGGCCCTGCCCAAGGCCCCGAACAACTACAACCCGATCCGCCGCGCCGATGCCGCCAAGGCCCGTCGCGACTGGGTGCTGAGCCGCATGGCCGAGGACGGCTACATCTCGGCCGACGAGGCCCGTGCCGCCGAAGCCCGGCCGCTGGTCACCCGCCCGCGCGGCGGCGAGGACCAGGCCCGCGCCGATTATTTCGTCGAAGAGGTCCGCCGCGACATCGCCCAGCGCTTCGGGTCCGACGAACTCTATGAAGGCGGGCTGACGGTGATGACCACCGTCGATCCCAAGCTTCAGGCCCTGGCCGATACCGCGCTTCGCGACGGGCTGGTTTCTTACGACCGCCGCCACGGCTATCGCGGGCCGGTGCAGAGCGGCGTTGCCACCGACGATATCGAGGCCGCCCGCAAGCGGCTGGAGGATCTGGGCCGCGACAAGCCGCTGGTGCCGGGCTGGCGCTATGCGCTGGTCACCGAGGCGGGCGGCAAGGCCGCGAAGCTGATCTTCGCCGATGGCGCCGCCGGCACGCTCGATCTCGAAGCGGTGAAATGGGCGCGGAAATACGTCTCGGTCGACCGGCGCGGGCCGGCGATCCGGGCGGTGGACGATGTGGTCAGCACCGGCGACATCGTGGTCGTGGCGCCGGCCGACGACCCGACCGAGGTGGCGGCAGAGGCCGACCGCCGGGCCGAAGACGGCGAGGGCCCGGCGCCCAAGGCCGCCGCAGGCGCGCTCAAACTGGTCCAGGTGCCCGATGTCTCGGGCGGTCTGGTGGCGATGAACCCGCATAACGGCCGGGTGCTGGCGATGACCGGCGGTTTCAACTTCGCCGCCAGCGAGTTCAACCGCGTCACCCAGGCCCAGCGTCAGCCGGGCTCGGCCTTCAAGCCTTTCGTCTATCTCTCGGCCTTCGAACACGGCTGGACGCCGGCCTCGATCGTCCAGGATGCCCCGCTTGCCCTGGATCAGGGCGCCGGTCTCGGCACCTGGCGGCCGAAGAATTACAGCGGCCGGTTCTATGGTCCGTCCACGCTGCGCGTCGGCGTGGAACAGTCGCGCAATCTGATGACCGTGCGCCTTGCCCGCGACCTGGGGGCCGAATCGATTTCGGAAATCGCCCGCCGGCTCGGCATCGGCGACTGGCCGCCCTATCTCTCCACGGCGCTGGGCGCCGGCGAAACCACGCTCATGCGTCTCGCCACCGCCTATGCCATGGTCGTCAACGGTGGCAGGCAGATCCATCCGGCGCTGGTCGAGCGTATCCAGGACCGCGACGGCAAGACCATCTTCCGCCGCGACGAGCGCCCCTGCGAGGCCTGTTCGGTGCCGGAATGGCATCCGGGCCTGCAGCCGCCGGTGCTGCCCGACACCCGCGACCAGGTGCTGAACCCGCTCGACGCCTATCAGCTGGTGCATGTCATGGAAGGCGTGATCCAGCGCGGCACCGGCCGCCGGGCGCTGTCGATCGGCAAGCCGCTGGCCGGCAAGACCGGCACCACCAATGACAGCTTCGACGCCTGGTTCATGGGCTTCAGCCCCGACCTGGTGGTGGGCGTCTATGTCGGCTTTGACACGCCGCGTTCGCTCGGCGATAACGAGCAGGGTGCCTCGGCGGCGCTGCCGATCTGGATCGAGTTCATGAAGGGCGCGCTGGCCGATGCACCGGCGACGCCGTTCCGCACCCCCAGCGGCATCCGCCTGGTGCGCATCGACGCCAAGACCGGCCTGCTGCCCGGCCCCGATACGGCGACGGTGATCACCGAGGCGTTCAAGCCCGGGACCGAGCCGACCATGGTTTCGGGCATGCAGGACGATTACGGCACCTATGGCGATCCGGGCGCCGGTGCGGGCACCGGCGGCAGCCTGCCGGCCCGGCCTTCGAACCCCTATGGCGGCGCCGCGGCGCCGGCACCGGGCGGCCTCTACTGA